Part of the Pseudomonadota bacterium genome, GACGAACTCGGTGAAGCCGCCGGTCTCGCGCTGGATGTCGCGGATGAGGCCGATGTGCGCGGCCTGGTGGCGGGGTTCGTCGACGTGCCCGTACATGATGGTCGACGTCGAGAAGAGCCCCACGCGGTGCGCGGTCTTCACGATGTCGACCCACGCCTTCGCGGAGAGCTTGTTCTTGGTGAGCACCCGTCGCACGTCGGTGTCGAGGATCTCGGCGGCGGTGCCGGGGATGCTCCCCAGACCGGCGTCTTTCAGGGTCCGCAGCACGTACTCGGCGTCGCGCTGGCTGCGCTTCGTCATGTATTGAATCTCGAAGGGCGAGTAGGCGTGGATGTGCATCGACGGCACGGCGGCCTTGATGGCGCGCACCATCTCGACGTAGTCGTCGAGTGCCATCTCCGGGTGCAGCCCCCCCTGCATGCACACCTCGGTGGCGCCCCGTTCGTGGGCCTCCACCGCGCGGCGCACCACCTCGGCCACATCGTGGCGGTAGGCCAGCGGATCGTCGGCGCGG contains:
- the cofH gene encoding 7,8-didemethyl-8-hydroxy-5-deazariboflavin synthase subunit CofH, with product RADDPLAYRHDVAEVVRRAVEAHERGATEVCMQGGLHPEMALDDYVEMVRAIKAAVPSMHIHAYSPFEIQYMTKRSQRDAEYVLRTLKDAGLGSIPGTAAEILDTDVRRVLTKNKLSAKAWVDIVKTAHRVGLFSTSTIMYGHVDEPRHQAAHIGLIRDIQRETGGFTEFVPLGFIHDNTALYASGVARPGPSGLEDLRLHAVARLMLAGFIDHIQVSWVKLGPRLSQVVLCAGADDFGGTLMDETISKSAGASHGEWMKPEGFVRLIRDLGRTPARRTTNYAIVERF